Genomic DNA from Mus musculus strain C57BL/6J chromosome 11, GRCm38.p6 C57BL/6J:
TCTTGCTTGTGGGGCAGGCATTCTGTTCTATTCTCTCACCCCATGATGGGGTGTCAGGGCTACCCAGCTGCTTTCCCTGAGCCTCCTGGGTCTGTTCTTTCTTGATCTTTCTTCCCAGCTCCCAGTGGACACTGCCAGTCTCTCCCTCTGCATCTGCTAGTTCCTCCTTCTGTTCCACCCGCAGGTTGTAGACCTTTTGTttggctttctccttcccttGGGCTCCAGGTAGCTTGGAACTCACCTGCCTTTCCTTTTTCCAGAGAAAGGTCAGAGGTCCCTAATGGTCCTCCAGGAACTGGAAGCTGTTGGGGAAGGGAGTGGTCTGTTGACCAGGGAGCCCAGAGGTTGTCCAAGGGGACAGGTTCATTTGCATCCTTGTGTAGTTAACACTCCTGAGTAAGAGTGTGAGccaaagagggaagagaggtgagGTGGGGATTTAATTTTCCTAGGGTGTGTTTTAGGGAGGAGAGAGTTCAGTGACAGGGGCAGGTGACCCGAATACTATGCATCCATGGAGTTTTACATGGGACAGAGCGGGAAGGCTCCCTGACAGTTATGGGAGCTGGCTGTTAAAGATAGAGATGAAGAAAGCAGTTTGTGCTGAATCAGGATGGGCTGAAAGGCTGAGCTGGAGGCCCCAGTCTACCCAAGGGGGCCTAAAATAGGCCTTAGTGCACAGGCTCTCATCACTGGATTGGGACCATCAGGAAAGAACGCAGGCTGGCCTGCTCTGTTTAAGAGAGGAGGTGTCACCACTGTCTGTAGAGAGCAGCCACTCTGATAGGAGAAGCAGCTACTATCCTGAGTCTCCAGTCTGAAGGGAGGGCACATGGCTCATCTGTCAGGGAGAGATAAAACCCACATAGGAAACCAGTAAAGAAACGACAAGGTCTTCATTTCTCAGAATTGGAGTAGCTTTAGACAAATAGGGGCGGCATCCTAGGACAGGGATCTGGAGAAGGGACAGCTGGATCCTAATCAGAGAAAGTTTTGCAATCCAATGATGAGACACTGTTTATGTTGAGGACCGACCTACCTTAATCTGGCCTCTCAGGCCTGGAGAGAATATTCTAGATATTCAGGGGGCTGTTAGTCCCCAGAGTTCAAAAACAGCAAAGGGGTCCCTTGCTGAGACATCCTGGACCTCTCCTGTATGGCATTGTTTGGCTCAGCTCCAAGCATCCCTCTAGCCTAGTGGAGGTGGTTTTAATGCTTGCCTTAATCCCAGCCGGTGCAAACCAGATCCCCCCTCCCTTTACCCCAGCCCTCCCCTGAGAGTACCCTTTCCTCATGAGCAGCGCCAGAACTGCAGATCATGCATTCTGGATAGAGCTGAGAAACAGGAGACAGGGGTCAATGTCAGCATCTACCTCTGAGCTCTTGCATATTAATGTTCACACCTGTAAAGTGGGGATACCAAGATGCTAATAAGCCTAGCAGCTCACAGAGAAATGTCTGTGCAGCGAAAGGAGAGCTAAAGGGCACGTGGTCTGGTCCAGTGCCCTGCCCTTCTCCCAGGAACCATCGTATTAGAAGTAACTGGAGATTGTGTCTCAGCCATTCAGCGGCTCCCTACCCTAGGTTGTCTTCTGTATCAGGCTTCTATCCTGCTaagaagcctgcctgcctgcctacggTGTTTCTGATGCATTCCCCCTGCTTCCCTTCCTTACCTGCCTGCTCTTCTTTGATTCCaaccacaaaccaaaccaaatgccCAAACCTAAACATTACAACTCTGCCCATCTACATTCCTTCCCAGAATGCTTTAGAGATGTTCTGCTGTGGAAACTTAATGTCTCGATCCATCTGCAAGTCAAGAACTGTGGGgactagctgggcgtggtggtgcatgcctttaatcccagcacttgggaggcagaggcaggtggatttctgggttcaaggccagcctgatctacagagtgagtttcaggacagccagggctatacagagaaaccctgtctcaaaagaagaagaagaagaagaagaagaagaagaagaagaagaagaagaagaagaagaagaagaagaagaagaagaagaagaagaagaagaagaagaagaggaagaggaagaggaagaggaagaggaagaggaagaggaagaggaagaggaagaggaagaggaagaggaagaggaagagaaagaagaagaagaagaacaacaacaacaacaacaacaaactgtggAGACTGTGGTTCTGTGGTTCTGTGGACCTGCTGGTGATGCTGGCTTCCTGAATAGTTCAAAACAGCAGGTGGTGAGGGCCCTGGCAACTGAGGAAGAACTGATAGATACAAAGATGGGTAGAGACATGGACATAATAGATGTTGGATCGGTAGGGTAcacagtgggagggagggtggagggaggacaAGCAGGTAGATAAAAAAGGTTGGTAGGTAAATGGATGCAAGAGCCTGGGTTTTAAATCTGGATTTGCCATAAATTGCCTCGAGATCTTGGGCCATCCACTCCCTCTTCCGTTTCTGTGTAAAATGAGAGATCTGGATTTAATCGTTTCCATGACTTCTAGATTGATGCGGGATACTTAGTGATGATGGAGGCTTTTAGGAAATGCTAGTGATTGGAGGGCCTTATGCAATGCAGGGACTGATGTAGCTGGTCCCAGCTCACAGAAGCTGGCTATGGCTTGATTGGCTTTGCTATCTATGGCTTTCCGGAttctgtctcctgcctctgcccccacgGGCTTCTCTTCCAAGGGCCAGAGAAAGAGGACAGTGGGTGGGCAGGAAGCTAAAAGCTATTGACTCTTTACTGCCACAGCCAACTGGAGCCATTTATCCaagataatctctctctctctttctctctctctctctgtccttcccagCTCTCTTGAGTCATGGCTTCCTCAAAGCTCCGAGAACCTGTGGATGAAGTTTTTGGTAAGTtctgtgtgactctgtgtctAGCAGTAGACTTAGCCGTGGAGCCCCTCCTTTGAGTGTAGTGGGCATTGCGCGGGGAAGGGCAGATAGGGCACTTAGGGTTCTTCAGTACATGGTGTACGAGTGATCTCACATGCAGCGTATCATTTAATTCTCAATGTTAGATGTACAGAGAAGGGGTGTAAGGTGCAGATGCTGATGTGACCTGCCGTAAAGATCACAGGGAGGTAGGCTGGTAAGATGGTGCAGCCATTAAAGGCATTAGCTGTGCGACCTGAGTTGATTCCCACTCACATAAAGGTGAAAGAAAAGACTCAGCTCCACaaagttaccctctgacctccacatgtgtgttctGACGTGCACACCCCTATTCACACATCATggtcacagtcacacacatgcgcgcacacactaattataaaaataatatttttaaaaatagcatgaaagtgtgaagacttgagttcaatcacaaacacccacataaaaactgGGCATAAGGTGTGTGTGGAGCATGCTTGTAATtcctgtacttgggaggcagaggcagccgggtttctgagttcgaggccagcctggtctacagagtgagttccaggacagccggggccacacagagaaaccctgtcctgaccTCAGGTGGAGAGGGATTGAAGCCACCAACCTCTGACttctatgcacacatgcatagacactcatgcatgtatatacatgaataaatatgaatgaataaataaagcacATGGCAAATTAGTGGCAGAATTGAGAACCCTAGAGAGCCGGGCTCCCAGCCCTTAGTCACTGGGCTAATCCTCTGTATACTCCAGTTCAGACACGCCTTACGTTTTCTCCAAGTCACACATATAATAAGTGCCTGAGATCtcatccttcacacacacacacacacacacacacacacacacacacacacacacccctccatgCCTTCGGCATCCACTGGGGTCTGTGTACACACTGTCATTTTGAGAGATCACCCCACCAGGGCAGAGCTGTCTGCAGACTGTGTGGCTGTGTTCTGGAAAAGCTGTCCCTACAGCTTGATTTCAGTGAATGATTCCTGGGTACAACTCCGAGGGGCTCCTACCCATGGGATGCCACAGGACCCCCGGCTTCTGccttctcccatctctgccttttcctcttctcttccctcctatcATCACCACTGGTCCTGGTCCCTGCTAGTATGGTTACCTCAGTCCCTTTGGGAACACTGCTCCCTGGCACAGcctctaccccctcccccaacacttcCTTATCTCTTAGGCTGGCTCTACACAGGTCCAGCCTAACCTTGGCAGGCCCATAGAGGTGAGCTTCTCTTGTTGGGGGGaaggcttttctttctcctttgaccCTCATCTCCTACCCCAGGCTCCTCACCAATCCTTGCTTGTTTTCCTCCTGTCTGCTGAGGTAGCTAGGCGCTGCCTGGAGTGCTTCCTCTTAGGAAGATAATTAAGTATTCATCTCTCCCACCACCCAGGACTCAGagggggaggcagggaagggcagAGATGGAAAAGGGGTTTAGGGGGCCCTGGTTAGCCTGGCCCCACCTTGCCTTGTACCCCCAGTTCCCCAGGAGACCCCTTGCTCTCCACACTGTGGGTGATACCCATTTTGCCATGTGAAGCAAGGCATCACCCTGGTGGAAATGGCTGGATACTGGCTGGGTTCCAGAAGCGGAGAGGAGGTCAGAGCACTGGCCCAGGGGCCAGGAGACCTGGAGACCACGTTGACTCCCTCCACACAGCTGATCAaacctctcttctctgagttcagTTTCTCCACCCAGTAAATGACGGCTTAGACTCCATGTTGCCTCCTTCCCTGTTCAGAAAGGTCACAGCTGATCTGTTTGCTGTCTCCAAACAAGTCAGACTGCCTGTCTCTGACCCTAGCTAGCTCTTACCAGCTCTATGCTCTTGGGCAAATTAAGGCTGCCCTGGGGATCCCAAATCCCATCTTCCAAGATTGTAGGAGGTTTCAGTGACCGGTAATTGTGAAGCACTTAGAGCGGTGTGAGCTCTTACTGGCTCCTGGCTGCTTCCAGGGGCACTAGGAAGTTCTTCATCAGAAGTGAATTCAGggagctacatctggatccaaaAGAGCAGTAGCTGTCCCCTCCCACCCCTCACCACACCCTTAGACAGTTGCCATGGCCTCCGAGTTGACTTCCATCTTCAACCAGGCTGTTCCCTAACGCCTAACACCCAGAGCTGTACCATGCCCTCTCCTGAGAGAATCTCCTGGTTCTGTTTACAGCCCCAGCTCTGTATGGCTACCGGATGGGAGGCAGGAGCCCTGGTCGATATCGTTTCCTTGTTCATTCGGGATAGCTCCTTATgtgcccttttcttttttcccttctttctgtttgtttgctttcattatttttgttgttgggttttgtttgtttgtgtttttgagacagggcttctctctgtagccttggctttcctggaactcactccatagacaaggctggcctcgaacttagggatccacctgcctctgcctcctgagtgctgggattaaaggcgtgtgtgtgctgccgccaccaccaccaccaccaccaccaccaccaccaggcccctttcttcctttaaaagaGAGTATGCTAGGCACCTGTTATGCGCTAGTCACAAACCGAAAACTCGATCCTTAAGGAGCCGACAGTTTAATAGATGGAAAGAGGCAAAAGACTTAAATGACAAAGGCATTCAGAATGCTGGAGAGTGACACACGGTATAAGAAACAACAGGAACGGTCCTTTGGAGTATATGGAGGGGAGTCGCATGTGCAAAGGCTGGGAGGTACAGGCTGGGAGGAGGGGATGGAGGCAGACGCTCAGAGATATAAGTGGGGCACAGACagccactgggggggggggctggctcTGATTCTGCCTGAGATGGCTCTGAGCAGGGGACTGACAGCGTTGACACATCAAATCAGGATCACTCTGGCTGCTGTGTTGAAAATCCTCTaagtgggaaaggggagaggaggcaagagaacagcaGAGACCTAGTCCCCCCATCCCtcgctcctccctccccttcctccctccctcccctgtccactatgtgcacatgtattcatgtgtattcTCACTCATAAACAATATTTCACTGACAAAGCCTAAGAGCTTGGGCTGTAGAGTGGGCAGTTTAGAGCAGGCAATGCTCTTGTTACAGGATCCaaattcagttcctagtacccaccATCTGGcaactcacaacagcctgtaactccacctcTAGGGGATCCGAGACCCTTTTCTGAACCGTGAGGCTATCTGCAGTCTAATGtatacatgcccccccccccatacacaaaGCTTAATAATAACAATACCCTCGGACATTCTCAGAAGTAGAGAGAAAAGCACAGTGCACCTTATGTAGTTGCTCAGGGAACAGGATTTAGGAGGGCtgaagggagaagggtagctCAGAGCTGTCTAACCTGGGCAGATAGACCATTGGTCTAGGGGGCAAGATGCCTGATGATTAAAGAGCAAGCcaatgagggaaggagggagggagggaaggagagagagagggagagggagagggagagggagagggagagggagagggagagggagagggagaggaagagggagagggagagggagagagtcttggctgtcctagaacttgctctgtagagcaggctgaatttgaacacagagatctacctgcttctgcctttctgggattaaaggcatgcaccaccatgtagGGCTCTGATGGGTGGTGTTTGGCTGAGGCACTGGGGGGCTCTGGTTTGGGGGTTTCCTGGCGGCTGCTTCTGGGCTTAGGCTTGGCATTTAGTGGAGAAGTCTGGGCTGGGAATAGACAAAGTGGCCATTGAACAAGGGTGCCTTTGGGATGTCTACAGACGGGAGAGGAGCAGGCAAGACAGAGGGTTGGAAGGATGGAGTGGGGTCCCAGAGATATTAAGAGAGGATCGAACAGGAAGGTCTTGACCCATCCTGAAGCCTGGGGAGACCTCAATGCCGATGTCAGGGCCAGACCAAGGCCAGTGCTGCCTAACTGGGCAGGTGACAAAAGTGCATGTGAGCTTTCCTCACTCCCAGcagggctcctcctcctcctcctcctcctcctcttcctcttcctcctcctcctcctcctcctcctcttcctccttctcccagtCCTCGAAGGACTTGGCACTGCGCTGCAGAGTCCaggacccaagaaacaagttgcaGGGGCCTGTGGGAACTTTGCTCCTGGGTCTGACACTGGTGTGTGGTCACGAATAACACAGCTATCCTTAAATACAGCCTTGAGTGTGGCACAGCAAGACAGTGTCACCAGGAGGGACTGTTCCTAGAGTCACACTCCAGATGATACACTGTCACTAGTCAGTGGCTCCAGTTGTGACTTGCCTTCTTTGATCCTAGTTGGCTCAGCTATGAACCATGGCCCAGATGCTGTGACCCTCACCCCCAACCCAGGTAGCTCTAAGGAGGAAAGTGAGGTGTATAGCATTGGGTACATGAAGATGCCTCTTCATCCACCTGGTCTCCACTGCTTTTCCAATCCACTGGGGAGTACCTATTTCCACAGAGCTATTTCCTGCCACCCAGGGGTTCCATCTCTACTTCTTACTTCCCACCCATTCCAATAGTTTGCCAACTCTTACTCAAACTTTAGGATCCAGGTGGGTGTGCCTCCTCTTACCCCTGTTTCTGTGAGTGTCTGCACATAGGCCAGCCATGCCCACAGGAGGACCTGGGATGATAGCAGGTGGGGTTATGAGCCCAGCCCAACTGTGGGGCACCCACATTTCAACCCACAAGCACAGTAGGTGGTACTCCCAAGCACCAGTTAAATGACTGGGATGTTGGCCCATCTGAGGTGGCTCTGGTCTCCGTTTGCAGACCTGGACTTGGCTGTACCAGAGACCACCAGACTGGACAGCAGCTTACACAAAGCCAGGGCTCAACTGCTGGCCAAGGGCCGGAGACACCGGCCTTCCCGTTCCAGGCTACGAGACAGTGCCAGCTCTGCCGAGGACGGTGAAGGCTCTGATGGGCCCGGAGGCAAGGTTGGGgtaacatacacacaccaacatCCTACCCCTGGACCATACCCCCTCCCTCACGCTTCCAGGGAAGTGTGTGCCCCCGGAGATGCTCCCAAAGATCAGTTAGCAGTTCACTTCTGGCTCCTGTACCTCTGTACAGGAAAAGGGATTGttagcccattttacagatgaagctGAGACCAGAAGGTTCGGGAAGTCCCATTAACTGTGGGATGTGCAAATGAAGCAGGATGTCTTCACTTCTTGTGAGaatccatttctccagccccgggTCCCAGAATACCTGCTCTCCAGACCCCAAGAAACAGAGCTTCCTTGGCGCTCCTGTACAGCCGATGGGGGAAACTGGCCTCCATCCTCTGGGAAGTCAGGGGGGACGCTGAACCGCTGCCCCTCTTCTAGGTGACCGACGGCTGCGGTAGCCCGCTGCACCGGCTGCGCTCGCCTCTACATTCGGGTCCAGGCTCCCCAGCCAGTGGATCTTTCTGCCTGGAGCCCCCGGGCTTGAGGCGCAGTCTGGATGAGGACGAACCGCCGCCCTCGCCACTCGCTCGGTACCGGCCCCTGCACAACGCCGCCTCGCATGAGGGCCTGGCCGCCACCTCCGGCTCGCCACCACGCTCTGCACCCTCCTCCGACAGCTCCCCCAGCTTCGTGCGTCGTTACCCTCGAGCAGAGCCGCACAGCGAAGGTGAGCTCGGTAGGCGCGGCGCTGCCTGCCAACGAGCATCGAGCATCAGAATCGCAGCTAGGCCAGGCAGTTGGGGTAATACAGGGGAGACAGAAGGCTGGCTGGCCATCAGGTTCCCTTCTTCATTTACAGAAGCTTACTATATGCCAGACACCGCTGTGCCCATACAGAGAATAGAGACAGCCCTTGGCCTCTGGGGACGTGTAGCTTAGGAAAGAAACAACCAAATCACCCCATAATTACCGTATAGGTACAAGCTGTAATAAAAGCTATGCAGGAAATATGCACAGTTGTTAAGTGTCCTCACCTGACTGGAAATGCTTCCCTGAGGAGGCAACATTTGAGCCGAGATTGAAAGACTGGTTAGAAAACGGTCAAGATAAAGTCAGTAGTATGCCTAGCAGGCAGGAAACATGACAGAATACCAGATATGGTCATGTACCCTGGttttcagtactcaggaggcgaATACAGGAGAGTCAGAAGTCCAAGGCCACATAGGGAGctccagagaccctgtctcaaaaaaagaactaATTAATACTAATACCTTTGGCTGGGTGGTAgtggtacatatctttaatcccagcccttaggaggcaagaggcaagtggatctctgagtttgaggccagcctggtctacagagtgagttctaggacagctaaggtaacacagagaaaccctgtctcaaaacaacagcaacaaaaccaaaacgGTCCTGCCTTCTCAGATGTAAAGTGCTTTTACAGTTTGTAAAAGGCAAAAGCCTAGGCTCCCATTAGATACTGTAAAATTGGCTCATCTCTGCTTGAAATAAGACACACAGACAGTGTCTTATCCTGGGTCACACAGCTAATGAAGAACCCTAGGGCCAAATGGCCTAATTCTACGTCAAGAAATGTCTACCCGACACAGGCGGCGGCAGGAGGCCAGCAGACCATTGCGTTAGCTgttttcctccccttctctttctaaaGATGACAGCCGGGATGCCAGCCCCCCTGAGCCTGCCAGCCCCACCATCGGCTTGGACAAGAAGACTCGCAGGAAATTCCTGGACCTGGGGTGAGTGGGGACAGATATTGCAAGTGTCCTTGGAGCTGTTGGGGTCAGAGCATCACAGTGGGCAGGTATGCCCTACTTCTCCCCCCCTGCCTCCTTCCAGGGTCACTCTCCGCCGAGCATCcaccagcaggagcaggaaggagaAGGGTAGCAACCGCCTGTCCATGGGCAGCAGGTGAGAGGTCCCCATGGCACCCACCCGCCCACCCACagctcccacccactcctggtcACCCACACCATGCTGGATGCTTTCTCCACAGGGAGTCTGTAGAAGGTTCTGGAAGGACAGGAAGCTCCCCGTTCCTGCCCTTTTCCTGGTTCACGGACAGCGGCAAGGGCTCTGCTTCCTCGGGGAGTACCACCTCCCCGACCTGTTCCCCCAAACACGAGGGCTTCAGCCCCAAGAAGTCAGCTTCCCAGGTAAGCCCAGGtcttcattccttctttttctccttccttcttctcatctatccttccctcccttctttctttttccctgctgaggcagtcttactctgtagcccaggctggcctggaactacacagcctcttgccttagccttctgtgtgctgggactAGAAGAATGTGCCATCCTTCCCAGTGTAACCCCGGGACGTTCTTGCCCCACACTGGCTTCTAGGCTCAGGACAAGAACATACTTCATCGTGGCTTGGACTGGGACCCAGGTTTTTCTGGGACCCATAGTGTCCCTCTACAGAGCTGCCTGGTGACTCATGGCTTGCTTCTACTCTCTGGCTTCATTCAGTCATGCCTCGTGCGTTCGTACCCATTCGTATTTCATGTGTTTATACTGCTCCCTATACTCAGAACTCCTGTGGGAACACTGAGGCCCTCCACTGCTCACTCAGTCTGAGGAGCCCTTCTTCTTACTGTTCTGCCTGAGTCAGGTCTGGACTGTGCAGTGCCATCAAGAGCTGGCCATGTGCATGATGGGAAGTCTTGGAGATAGCGGAGATGAGCAGGACCCCCACGTAGTCTTCTGAAAGCTCCAGACCCTAGGCGATAGGAACCATCAACACAACCAATACTAATGTCTCCTTATGTTCACAAAGACCACTATTGtctgtggctttaactgtgacttagGCAAGGTAGTCATTATTATCTGCATTGTACAGATAAGCAAATGAGGTTTGGGGAAAAGGGGACTCACCCACAGATGTGCACAGCTGTGTATGGTGCTGGGGCTTAGGGGAATCAGAAATCGTGGGATTCAGGGGAAAGGCCCGTCTGATGTGCAGCTTTAGTCTATAACCACCTGATAGTCTTCCTCAGTCCCTCCCTTTGTGCTGGTCCCAAGGGACACCATGCTGAGAGAGAGACAGCCCAAGTCCTCACAGAGATTCAAGGCCATTTGGGGGTACCCACCAGCCAGGATGCAAGAGTTCTAGGAGAAGGATTCTTTTGTAAAAGACTTATTTACGTATTATGTAAACAA
This window encodes:
- the Samd14 gene encoding sterile alpha motif domain-containing protein 14 isoform 2 (isoform 2 is encoded by transcript variant 2), coding for MASSKLREPVDEVFDLDLAVPETTRLDSSLHKARAQLLAKGRRHRPSRSRLRDSASSAEDGEGSDGPGGKVTDGCGSPLHRLRSPLHSGPGSPASGSFCLEPPGLRRSLDEDEPPPSPLARYRPLHNAASHEGLAATSGSPPRSAPSSDSSPSFVRRYPRAEPHSEDDSRDASPPEPASPTIGLDKKTRRKFLDLGVTLRRASTSRSRKEKGSNRLSMGSRESVEGSGRTGSSPFLPFSWFTDSGKGSASSGSTTSPTCSPKHEGFSPKKSASQESTLSDDSTPPSSSPKIPGGPRQETKCSYPYHTLSQSSDEFLDESLPAVQHWTSQQVGQWLHSLNLEQYAAEFAARQVDGPQLLQLDGSKLKSLGLSNSHDRALVKRKLKELAAAAEKERKAQEKTAKQREKLRRRENDAKKS
- the Samd14 gene encoding sterile alpha motif domain-containing protein 14 isoform X3, which gives rise to MASSKLREPVDEVFDLDLAVPETTRLDSSLHKARAQLLAKGRRHRPSRSRLRDSASSAEDGEGSDGPGGKVTDGCGSPLHRLRSPLHSGPGSPASGSFCLEPPGLRRSLDEDEPPPSPLARYRPLHNAASHEGLAATSGSPPRSAPSSDSSPSFVRRYPRAEPHSEDDSRDASPPEPASPTIGLDKKTRRKFLDLGVTLRRASTSRSRKEKGSNRLSMGSRESVEGSGRTGSSPFLPFSWFTDSGKGSASSGSTTSPTCSPKHEGFSPKKSASQESTLSDDSTPPSSSPKIPGGPRQETKCSYPYHTLSQSSDESLGLSNSHDRALVKRKLKELAAAAEKERKAQEKTAKQREKLRRRENDAKKS
- the Samd14 gene encoding sterile alpha motif domain-containing protein 14 isoform 1 (isoform 1 is encoded by transcript variant 1), which gives rise to MASSKLREPVDEVFDLDLAVPETTRLDSSLHKARAQLLAKGRRHRPSRSRLRDSASSAEDGEGSDGPGGKVGVTDGCGSPLHRLRSPLHSGPGSPASGSFCLEPPGLRRSLDEDEPPPSPLARYRPLHNAASHEGLAATSGSPPRSAPSSDSSPSFVRRYPRAEPHSEDDSRDASPPEPASPTIGLDKKTRRKFLDLGVTLRRASTSRSRKEKGSNRLSMGSRESVEGSGRTGSSPFLPFSWFTDSGKGSASSGSTTSPTCSPKHEGFSPKKSASQESTLSDDSTPPSSSPKIPGGPRQETKCSYPYHTLSQSSDEFLDESLPAVQHWTSQQVGQWLHSLNLEQYAAEFAARQVDGPQLLQLDGSKLKSLGLSNSHDRALVKRKLKELAAAAEKERKAQEKTAKQREKLRRRENDAKKS
- the Samd14 gene encoding sterile alpha motif domain-containing protein 14 isoform X2 produces the protein MASSKLREPVDEVFDLDLAVPETTRLDSSLHKARAQLLAKGRRHRPSRSRLRDSASSAEDGEGSDGPGGKVGVTDGCGSPLHRLRSPLHSGPGSPASGSFCLEPPGLRRSLDEDEPPPSPLARYRPLHNAASHEGLAATSGSPPRSAPSSDSSPSFVRRYPRAEPHSEDDSRDASPPEPASPTIGLDKKTRRKFLDLGVTLRRASTSRSRKEKGSNRLSMGSRESVEGSGRTGSSPFLPFSWFTDSGKGSASSGSTTSPTCSPKHEGFSPKKSASQESTLSDDSTPPSSSPKIPGGPRQETKCSYPYHTLSQSSDESLGLSNSHDRALVKRKLKELAAAAEKERKAQEKTAKQREKLRRRENDAKKS
- the Samd14 gene encoding sterile alpha motif domain-containing protein 14 isoform X1, which produces MKFLTWTWLYQRPPDWTAAYTKPGLNCWPRAGDTGLPVPGYETVPALPRTVKALMGPEVTDGCGSPLHRLRSPLHSGPGSPASGSFCLEPPGLRRSLDEDEPPPSPLARYRPLHNAASHEGLAATSGSPPRSAPSSDSSPSFVRRYPRAEPHSEDDSRDASPPEPASPTIGLDKKTRRKFLDLGVTLRRASTSRSRKEKGSNRLSMGSRESVEGSGRTGSSPFLPFSWFTDSGKGSASSGSTTSPTCSPKHEGFSPKKSASQESTLSDDSTPPSSSPKIPGGPRQETKCSYPYHTLSQSSDEFLDESLPAVQHWTSQQVGQWLHSLNLEQYAAEFAARQVDGPQLLQLDGSKLKSLGLSNSHDRALVKRKLKELAAAAEKERKAQEKTAKQREKLRRRENDAKKS
- the Samd14 gene encoding sterile alpha motif domain-containing protein 14 isoform 3 (isoform 3 is encoded by transcript variant 3); the encoded protein is MKFLVTDGCGSPLHRLRSPLHSGPGSPASGSFCLEPPGLRRSLDEDEPPPSPLARYRPLHNAASHEGLAATSGSPPRSAPSSDSSPSFVRRYPRAEPHSEDDSRDASPPEPASPTIGLDKKTRRKFLDLGVTLRRASTSRSRKEKGSNRLSMGSRESVEGSGRTGSSPFLPFSWFTDSGKGSASSGSTTSPTCSPKHEGFSPKKSASQESTLSDDSTPPSSSPKIPGGPRQETKCSYPYHTLSQSSDEFLDESLPAVQHWTSQQVGQWLHSLNLEQYAAEFAARQVDGPQLLQLDGSKLKSLGLSNSHDRALVKRKLKELAAAAEKERKAQEKTAKQREKLRRRENDAKKS